The genomic stretch CTTGCTTCATCTCTAAGATCCTGTGAAAATGCCCGGGTTGGCACTACATGGTACAGCAAAACATTGGTAAGAAGATCCAAGTCGATATCATTTACACCATTTACCCCAAGAGCATCATAAAGTGCTTCGAAAGCTGCATCAGTGGGAGCAAAGACGGTCAGATTATCTTCAAATCCTCCGCTTACGGCTTCCACAAGTTCTGCTCTGGTAAGTGCAGCTACAAGTTGGGTAAACTCAGGATCTGAAGCTGTGGTATTTTCCACTGCAATCTCGGCAATACTCATCGTTGGAGCAGTGATCACATAATCTAAGGTATGGATTACTCCATTACTTGCCATTTTATCAGTGGCAGTCACCTGAGTGTTTCCATTGATCCATACACCGCCATCTGGGTCAATACTTACAAAAAACGGATCGCCTGTTAAAGACGTCACTGAGCCGGCACTTACATCTGCTGCCATTACCTGTCCCGATACGGCATGATAGCTTAGGATATCTGCCAAATCCGAGTTGCCCAATAATGCTTCAGAGGTAAGGTTATTGTCTGAAATAAAATCACCAAAAGCACTATTAGTTGGAGCAAATAATGTGAAAGGCCCGGTTCCACTCAGTGCATCGTCCAAATCGGCCACATCTATGGCAGTAGAGAGAATTGTAAAATTAGAGTCCTTCTCCAATACATCCACAATATCATCAGCCTCTGGTACCATGTCATCATCATCATCGTCACAAGATGTAAAACTCACAGTGACCATAAGAGCAAGAGAAAGCGAAAGCAATCGCCAAACGTTTTGATTTAAATTTTTCATGTTAGTTGGTTTTCGGTTAAGTATTAAGTTGGACAATTGAAACCTGCTAACTTCAAAATAGTTTAAAAAAAATCCTGATTTACTTGAAAATAAGGTGTTTGTATGCAGTAAATGGCGTTTATTTTATTTCTGCAATACCTTTGAAGGTTTTTCAGGAGGGTGAAAATTGAGGGAAATCAGAATTTATTTTCTCTTGCTTTGGGTAAAAATGCCGGATAATAGCTAGCGTAATTTATACCATGGTGAGCATGTTAAAACAGAGTATTAGTATCTTTCTCGATTTCTTTAAAAAGCGGATCTACCCTTCCGCCTACTAGCGATTGCGCTTGAAAATAATGAGTTTTTTATTTTTAAGCTGTCAATATATCCTTTTCCCCAGAGGCGTTTTGACTGCCTTTAGTTGGTTCTATGAGATTGATTAGCCGGGCAACTGCCAGTTCTTTATTAAAATACTGCTCTGCCAATCGTCTGGAATTTTTACCCATTATGAAGAGTTCCTCAGGATGCTTCTCAATTCTTTCCAGATTTTCAATGCACCCATTCATTGAGGAAGGTGAACAGCTAACACCAAGCTGGTGGGTTTTGACTAAATCATATACCCAACCTTTGTGGTTTACTATAATTGCTTTTCCTGCTGCCAGCGCATCAAAAAATTTATTTGGACTATTGGTTTTTAGTACTGGTAAATGAGCAAATGAAATCCATGCAAAATCAGCTAAGCTAAGTACCTCGTTTACTTTTTCTTTTGAGCCAAAGGGCAGGAAATGCACATTTGAAAGTGATTTTTGTGAAGATATACGCTGAAGTAAAGCTTTATGACTTCCTTCTCCCATAATCAGAAACTGCCAGTTTTTATTGGTTTGCTGTGCGGTTTCAGCCACCCGCAGTAATTCTTCGACCGCATTTACTTTACCTAAGGCACCGGTGTAGGCTATCGTAAAGGAGCGTTTCAACCCGTACTTCTGAAGTAAATCTGTTTTTTTTTCCATGGGAAAAAATCTATCCAAATCCGAGAAGTTGGGAATTACAGCAACCTGTCGATCCGGGCAAACCTTACGCAAATGCTCAGCTATCCCTGGGGACAAAGCCACAAGTTTCAACGCCTGCTGATAAATCTTCCTCTCCAAAGAAATTAAGAACCTTTTCAAAAGTGGGTTTTTGATCACACCCACTTCTATAGGCGCCTGAGGCCAAAGATCCCTTACTTCGAAAATATAAGGAATGGCCAGTCGCTTTTTTGCCCAAAGACCAAGTAATCCTGTGGTCAAGGGAGTAGAGGTAATGTATAATAAATTCGGCCTAGGTAGTTTTCTAATGAGCTTCTTGGCTTTTTTAATAAAAAACAGAAAAGCTAGAGTACGCCTAAAAAACCCGAAATTCTGATCGTAAGCTACCGGAAGATAATGTACTCTGATGCCATCGATCCAGCATTGATCGTAACCCCTTTGGGAACCGCCGGTGATTATTTCCACGTCAAATCCGGCATCCATGAGCCCCTTTGCTAAATGATAGGACCGCACTGCCCCACCCTCACTTGGAGTTCGAAAATACTGATGGATATAGATGATTTTCATGGAAGCTTATTTCATACTTGTGTGACTATGGCCTATTCGGTTTCATAGCTTATGCAATTTTACCCATTCCGCAAGAAGAAATAAGTTGTACAATGTTAAAAAATGATTCTTCACAGCAGGCTGAGGATTTACACACATACTTCTCATTTCTGGAGGGAAAAACTCTCCATGGGTCTTTTCGAATGCCTGAAGTGAGGAGAATACTCTTTTGGAGAATTCACCATTTTCCGCAAACCATTCTTTCAACGGAAGTCCGAACCCCATTTTTGGCCGCTTTGAGATCCAGCTAAGCCCAAGTTCAGTCAGATAGCTTTTAATCCATGGCTTCCCTTTTAGCAAACCTTCATCAGTTACATTTCTCCAAAGTAGCTGCATAGTCTCATCCAAATAGGGAGACCGCCCCTCGATGCTATGAGCCATCAGTGCGTTATCCTGGATTTTCAGTACATCCTGCACCAAGTAAACACGTCGGTCAAAATCCAGCATTTGACGGTAATCTTCAAGATTCGGATCAAAGATTTTATGGTATTTATCAGCCAGGCTATCAGGCAGCTTTTCCAGTGCTGAGTAGTTCAAAAAGGTGTTTTGTCCATTGGGATTTATGCCCGCAACGAATTTGTGGTAGCTTCTTCCCAAAGGGATTTTATTTAAAAACCCTTTGCTTCTGAGTAAAATGGCTTTATTTTTTTTGTAAAAAGCAAATGCTTTGTGCCGCTGATATCCACCCCATAGTTCATCCGACCCAGCCCCGGAAATCAGGACTTTTACTGATTTTTTTGCCTCC from Algoriphagus sp. NG3 encodes the following:
- a CDS encoding glycosyltransferase family 4 protein, translating into MKIIYIHQYFRTPSEGGAVRSYHLAKGLMDAGFDVEIITGGSQRGYDQCWIDGIRVHYLPVAYDQNFGFFRRTLAFLFFIKKAKKLIRKLPRPNLLYITSTPLTTGLLGLWAKKRLAIPYIFEVRDLWPQAPIEVGVIKNPLLKRFLISLERKIYQQALKLVALSPGIAEHLRKVCPDRQVAVIPNFSDLDRFFPMEKKTDLLQKYGLKRSFTIAYTGALGKVNAVEELLRVAETAQQTNKNWQFLIMGEGSHKALLQRISSQKSLSNVHFLPFGSKEKVNEVLSLADFAWISFAHLPVLKTNSPNKFFDALAAGKAIIVNHKGWVYDLVKTHQLGVSCSPSSMNGCIENLERIEKHPEELFIMGKNSRRLAEQYFNKELAVARLINLIEPTKGSQNASGEKDILTA
- a CDS encoding fasciclin domain-containing protein, which translates into the protein MKNLNQNVWRLLSLSLALMVTVSFTSCDDDDDDMVPEADDIVDVLEKDSNFTILSTAIDVADLDDALSGTGPFTLFAPTNSAFGDFISDNNLTSEALLGNSDLADILSYHAVSGQVMAADVSAGSVTSLTGDPFFVSIDPDGGVWINGNTQVTATDKMASNGVIHTLDYVITAPTMSIAEIAVENTTASDPEFTQLVAALTRAELVEAVSGGFEDNLTVFAPTDAAFEALYDALGVNGVNDIDLDLLTNVLLYHVVPTRAFSQDLRDEASLPTLLEDENLTVDLPGLMINESNLVPSMLNIHATNGVIHVIDQVLVP